A region of the Caviibacter abscessus genome:
CTAGCACTTTTTGTAACTTATGTTGTAATTGAAGTAAAAAGAACTTATCCTAAAGAATTACTTGAAAATTATGAGCCTTTAAAACCTTCAATAATATATGACATAAATGGAAATCAAATTGATGTACTTGCAGTAGAAAATAGGGATCCTATAAAAATTAGTGAAATACCTGAAAGAGTTCAAAATGCTTTTATTGCAGTAGAAGATAAAAGATTTAGAAAGCATCATGGTTTAGATTATCTAAGATTAACAAAGGCTATAATGTTAAATATAACTAATACAGGTAGACAAGGTGGAAGTACTATAACACAACAATTAGTTAAAACAGCATTTCTTACACCTGAAAGATCTTTAAAAAGAAAAGTAGTAGAAGCAGTATTAGCATTAGAAATGGAAAAAATATATACTAAGGATGAAATTCTTGAAAATTATTTAAATACTATAAATTTTGGTAAAGGAGCGTATGGTATTAAAAATGCTTCACTTAGATATTTTGGAGTTTTACCTAAAGACTTAACAATAGCTCAAGCTGCAATACTTGCAAGTATTCCTAAGTCACCTTCTAAATATTCAAAAATTGAAAATGCTATTGAAAGACAAAAAATTGTTTTAAAGAGCATGTATGATGCTAAATTTATAACAAAAAAAGAATATGAAAATGCTAAAAAAGAAAAGATTACTTTTGCAACAAATAAAGATTTGGAAAAAAAGAGTGAAGCACAAGAAATATCAAATTCTAATGTTTCTCCAGAAATAACAACAGTAATATTAAGTGAATTAAAGAGAATATTAAATATAGATGAAGATGATGAGGACACAACAAAATCTTTATTTAATGGATATAAAATATACTCAACTGTAGATATAAATATGCAAAAGGCGGCATACAAGGCATTTGAAACAAGTGCTATTTTAAAAAGAGATAAACTTCAAGCAGCACTTATTTCAATTGATCCAAGTAATGGATTTGTAAAAGCTATAGTTGGAGGTAAAAATTATATTAAAGGTGATTTTAACAGAGCAATTAATGCAAGAAGACAACCTGGTTCAGCGTTTAAACCTATAGTATATTTAGCAGCACTTCAAAAAAATATACCAATGAATGTTGTTTTAGAAGATTCTCCAACAAAATTTTCAAGATGGAGTCCAAAAAATTATGATGGTAGATATAGATCAAATATAACAATGTTAAAGGCTTTAGAAGTTTCAAATAATATAGCATCAGTTAAAGTATTAGAAGCTGCTGGGATATCTAATGTAAAAAAAGTATGGGAAGATAGTGGTATACAAAGTAAAGATTTTCCTAACGATTTAACACTAGCTCTTGGTTCAATAACTACTACACCTCTTGACATGGCAAGAATTTATGCATCTTTTGCAAATGGTGGATACAAAGTTACTCCTCAATTTATCTATAAAGTTGAAAATAAAGATGGTGAAGTTATATATGAAGCAAATACAAGCAAAGAAAAAATTTATGAACCTGAAGATGTAGCATTAATTACACATCTTATGCAACAAGTAATAAATAATGGAACAGGTAAAAGTGCAGCAGTATATAAAAATGGTGTTCAAATACCTATGGCAGGAAAAACTGGAACTACAAGTGATTATGTTTCAGCATGGTTTACAGGTTATACCCCAACACTTGCAACTGTAGTTTATGTCGGGTATGATGATAATAAAAGTATGGGACGTGGAATGTCAGGATCGTCTACAGCCATACCAATTTGGAAAAACTATATGCAAACAGTAGCGAACTTATCTACATATGATCCAGGTAATTTTCAATTTATAACAGATGCAATTGCAGCAAAAAAAATAGTTCAAGTAACTATTGATAACTTAAATGGATTAATTGATGATGATGGAGTAAATGCAGATAGAGCTTTATTTAAAACTGGCACAGAGCCTGTAGAACACGAAAGTAATATATTAAATATATTTGAATATTGAGGTATTTAATGAAATCTGGATTTATAGCAATAGTAGGTAGACCGAATGTAGGTAAATCTACTTTAATGAATAAATTAATATCAGAAAAACTTGCAATTATATCTGATAAAGCTGGTACAACAAGAGATAAAATAAGGGGAATATCAAATAGAGGTGAAAATCAATTTATATTTATTGATACACCAGGTATTCATAAACCAAAACATTTACTTGGTGAATATATGACTAATGTTGCGATTGAAACATTAGATGAGGCAGATGTAATTTTATTTATACTAGATGGTACAAA
Encoded here:
- a CDS encoding transglycosylase domain-containing protein, whose translation is MKKIIKYGVRFLLLLFVGLALFVTYVVIEVKRTYPKELLENYEPLKPSIIYDINGNQIDVLAVENRDPIKISEIPERVQNAFIAVEDKRFRKHHGLDYLRLTKAIMLNITNTGRQGGSTITQQLVKTAFLTPERSLKRKVVEAVLALEMEKIYTKDEILENYLNTINFGKGAYGIKNASLRYFGVLPKDLTIAQAAILASIPKSPSKYSKIENAIERQKIVLKSMYDAKFITKKEYENAKKEKITFATNKDLEKKSEAQEISNSNVSPEITTVILSELKRILNIDEDDEDTTKSLFNGYKIYSTVDINMQKAAYKAFETSAILKRDKLQAALISIDPSNGFVKAIVGGKNYIKGDFNRAINARRQPGSAFKPIVYLAALQKNIPMNVVLEDSPTKFSRWSPKNYDGRYRSNITMLKALEVSNNIASVKVLEAAGISNVKKVWEDSGIQSKDFPNDLTLALGSITTTPLDMARIYASFANGGYKVTPQFIYKVENKDGEVIYEANTSKEKIYEPEDVALITHLMQQVINNGTGKSAAVYKNGVQIPMAGKTGTTSDYVSAWFTGYTPTLATVVYVGYDDNKSMGRGMSGSSTAIPIWKNYMQTVANLSTYDPGNFQFITDAIAAKKIVQVTIDNLNGLIDDDGVNADRALFKTGTEPVEHESNILNIFEY